GGAGTAGCACTTTATGGATGATTGGGAATATGAAGAGTTATTTGAAGCAATGAATAGAAATTACAATAATTATCTTGAAAAGAATTTAAGTGATCAACTTGCCCTTGCAAGGACATCATATGATTTTGAGACCGTTCGGAAGGAAGGGATATTAGAGAATATTATAGTTTCTACAGCGATGGGTGAGATGATTTTGTCGCACCAAAAAGTTTTTATCGGCAATTTAAATTCTATTGAGGAATTATTAATCAAATATAATCCCAATGAGTTATCAGGACTGATATCATGTGAAAATCTTGCTGATTTGACTACAAGAATTAATAATGTATTAATTTCCCTTAAAGAATTGCCCGTTGATTATAATTCAAAGATTGAGAGTTAAAGATATGCTCGAGAGTAAGATTTTGAGGTGGGAAAATTGAAAACTAATTTTGAACAAGCGAAAAAAAGAATATTAAATATTGACTGGAATCTTGTTTCCATAGATAAACCTTCACATGTGATCTTAGTGACAGAATTTATAAGAAGAGGAAATATATTTTTGGATTTTAATTCCAAAGATAATAATAGACGTGCTATATTTAATGCTTCCGAGATCATTGATTTTAGCATGCCTGAGACTATAAAAGAGGAAAATAGTAGATTTATAAGTGTTAACTTAGATTGGACTACAGAATATCTTTGCGATTTTTACCTTGAATGGTCATATGCAATGGACAACGAAGTACCTATCGCTCTACAATTTCATGATCTTTATGACCCAATTATTAAGTTGTTTGAGAGAGGGGGAAGAATTAGTTATCATCATAATGAGTTAGTATGTGGAAATCATGCATGGGCGCGTAACTCTGGAGCAATAACGAGAGATATTCCTCCACAAGACATAAGTGATGAAGCTTTAGATAGAATTGACCATGATAATGGTGGAAATTAAAATAGCAAGTTCTCTTAGCAGAAAATTCACTATTTGAATAGTATTGTAGTGTGACTTTTTGAAAATCAATTTCGATAGTCCTTTATGGAAAGCAGGTCGACTATGGATATACAATATCATATAGGGCTTGCTTTTTATTTTGTTCCTTTAGATTAGAGGTGAAGTTAAGTGAAGCCTTTAATTTTATCAAAACAATAAGAGAAAGCTCCATTGCGTATCTACGATCGAAACCTTTAAAAATTATTGAGGGAGTGCTCCCCAATACTATGTAATTTTACGGAACTTGAACAGTTTATTGTTGAAGATTTTGAAGGGTTTTTGGAGGAAGGCTTATCATTATCGCAAGTAACAGAAAAATTGCTTGTTGAATATCATCGTGGAATCGTAAGGAGTAACGTTGAAAAACTAGTTGTTTATTTGACAGTTGCTCTTCTTTCTCTTGAAAAAAATTATCTTAGAGTAGATATACAAAGTGAATTAAATAGTATTATTGATATTTCCTCCACAACCTTAAAGCAAGAATTAGCAGACAAGGATGTTAAGAAGGTTTTGCAGGATATTGAATAATATAAGGTGGCTAAAAGTGCTCGTTGAACCCCCATCTTTCCGAAAAATCCCGATTATTCACAGTGAGGTTAAGCTATGTATTTAATGGATGCAAAAGAACGAATCAATAGTATGAACTGGGATTTGGCTGGTAGCAATTCACCAGAAGTAGAAGCTGATTTGGCTTGTGAATTTTTGCGGAGATTAGCTTGTTTTTTTAAAGAGGAGGGGATTAGGCCGATAAAACCTTTGGCTGCAAATATAGCAAAACTATTAGGCGACAAAGACGAAATAGATATTTCGGAGTTTTGTAGCTTGGAAGTGTTGGATTTTTTAGGGGAGAATACATATGTGAAAAATATTGTTCAGTATTATTTACATCTTGCTAGGTATGCTGATAAAAATCCAGATAAATATGAGTATTTAAGAATATATGATCCATTAATTAGAATACTCGAAAGAGGAGGGATGTTCGTGCTTAAAATAAATAGTTTAGATATAGTAAATGGGGTGCATATCCCCTTAAATGGATGGTGTGACAATTTTATAACCATAGAGCCTATTGAGATAGAAGGGTTTGAATGAGTTTGAGGTGGAAGATGGATGAATTGGAATTATTTTAAAACCTCCAAATGGGAACTACAGATATGTAGTATTAGGTATGACTGAATCTCAAGTAAAGGAGTTATGGAGCATATTATCGAGCAGGTATACAGATGGTGCAAGCGGAGCAGTAACGGCTTTTACGAAAAATGTCCCTGATGTATAGAAACCTCGTAGAATTTTTTGGTCTACAGAGCTGCCTAAACTTAGGGGAAATCTGAATGTTGATCATATTGATATAAGGTAGGGATTATTTTGATTAAAGATTATCGCGATTACTTCACCATTGCTTCTGACGGGATAAATCAAGTAAGCTATGAAGACTCTTCATGTAAAGTCTTTATTAGTGTAGCTGATTTTCGGGATGAGATCTGGTGGACAACCATTATAAAAACAGTTAATAAAAAATCTGGTGATGCAGAAAAAATTAACGATCTACAGAAAATAGAGATTTATCGAAGAATATGCGCGCATAAAAAATTGCATAGTACCTTTGGGATTATGACATCTGAGTTTAATCTAATTGAAACAGAAATGAACGGTATAGATTGCAAAATGAATATTCTGGATATTATTTGAGGAAAAATATGGATATTATATATCCTGAATTAAATTGTTATATGAAGAGGTGACCTTGGATGGGGGAACTACTCAATGATGCTGTAAACCGTATATCCTTAATCGATTTTGAAAAGGCAGGAAATGAATTTTGTGAATCGCATCACGCATTAATTAGTGAATATTTCAGAAGGATTAATGTAGTACTAGATACATTATCTATTAGTACTGATAACTACCCATTAATTCGCATTGCTAGTGTTCTTCAGAAAAGCATCCATATCGATATCATAAAAGCTTATCCAGTTCTCGAAGACATTAATAATTTGTACATAAAAGCAATATGTTATTACCATTTAGAAATTTGTTCATTAGTAGATGAGGGTGTTGATGAAGCGAACGAATATAGGGATTTGTACGAGCCGATGATAAAATTGCTGGAACGAGGGGGAAGTTTTTATATCCGACAAGGTGAAATGCTGGTTGGTCCGTCGGCTTATCCTCTAAATTATTGGCGCGAGTTAGAGGTGATGTAAAGTGAAGCCTTTAGTTTTATCTAAAGAAATAAGAGAAGGTAAATTAAACGATCAAGAAATTGTCAATTGTTTAGATATTCAACATAATCAGGTTTTAGTCAGTGCAATAAGTCAGATTATCAGCAGAAAGCTGTGCAATGAAGAGATTATCTCTAAGCTTACTTGTATCAGCAAATTCAGAGACCCAAATGTAAATAAACTTTTTGGAATTGACACTATAGGACATTATAGTATAGCTGCACTGTTTGCTTTGGATACTCTGGAATCAACAAGAAAATATGAGGAATTGATGGCTGATCTTGATGATTGGGATAAGGAGATTGTGAAAAGAATTGCAGAAGGTATAAAAAGGAGTAGCACTTTATGAACGATTGGGAATATGAAGAGTTATTTGAAGCAGTGAATAGAAATTACAATAATTATCTTGAACAAAATTTAACTGATCAACTTGCCCTTGCCAGAACATCCTATGATTTCGAGACAGTTCGAAAAGAAGGCATATTAGAGGATATTATAGTTTCTACGGCGATGGGTGAAATAATTTTGTCGCACCAAATAGTTTTTATCGGCAATTTAAATTCTATTGAGGAATTATTAATCAAATATAATCCCAATGAGTTATCAGGACTGATATCAAGTGAAGATCTGGCTGATTTGACTACAAGAATTAATAATGTGTTAATTTCACTTAAAGAATTACCTGTTGATTATAATTCCTT
This genomic interval from Paenibacillus sp. FSL H8-0332 contains the following:
- a CDS encoding Imm3 family immunity protein; its protein translation is MDDWEYEELFEAMNRNYNNYLEKNLSDQLALARTSYDFETVRKEGILENIIVSTAMGEMILSHQKVFIGNLNSIEELLIKYNPNELSGLISCENLADLTTRINNVLISLKELPVDYNSKIES
- a CDS encoding Imm3 family immunity protein, which translates into the protein MNDWEYEELFEAVNRNYNNYLEQNLTDQLALARTSYDFETVRKEGILEDIIVSTAMGEIILSHQIVFIGNLNSIEELLIKYNPNELSGLISSEDLADLTTRINNVLISLKELPVDYNSFIRDVNKVEVK